Proteins found in one Streptomyces sp. CB09001 genomic segment:
- a CDS encoding sugar-binding domain-containing protein: MTTPRPEYPRPHFDRSHSWLTLNGTWDFRADPAERYAADAPDGYDRSITVPFAWETPASGIAEHWLRTAWYRRTFTVPSDWAGQRVILHFGAVHHAATVWVDGTEVARHEGGYTPFAADVTDALGDGDHLLTVRVHAPADKLDIAHGKQRSMPRDDYDGVCFTPSSGIWQSVWLEARPATHLAALRLRPNGDLTGITVEAVVHGPAADRAELRLRVRDEDTAVTATVDPDGRLNTELPLAAPRPWSPEDPHLYHVDAELTSADGTDRVAAYTGLRTVTVDGESLYLNGRRLFVRGVLDQGYWPESGITAPDDAALRHDLELAAEAGYNLVRKHLKLEDPRFTHHADTLGMLLWAEPASPGRFSPASVTAFTEQIEPMVERDGNSPAIVIWGLYNEEWGLDWDIPGDPAKQRATADAYDRLKALDATRPVVDNSGWTHVKTDLLDWHYYDESAASWATTVAELLSGERDDFPVKLGPDLVVHKKLAVPGQPLRGLPNLNSEYGGGFTGLDRAWHLRWQTQELRRHDRLAGYVYTELYDIEHESAGLLDFGRGAKDLAGVDPAHANAPTTLVLDVTPVAPGRDLLTPGPDFTVDVHVSHHGADPVAGTLHTTWTPVYARTPDAPGDAVPGGRAEAKPYVLGAPVTVPAALPEGWTSGRLHLALVVDGTVAARTALDVDTRTAPHIGDDPQALPTA; this comes from the coding sequence ATGACCACCCCCCGTCCCGAATACCCCCGGCCCCACTTCGACCGGTCCCACTCCTGGCTCACCCTCAACGGCACCTGGGACTTCCGCGCCGACCCCGCCGAGCGGTACGCGGCCGACGCCCCCGACGGCTACGACCGGTCGATCACCGTGCCCTTCGCCTGGGAGACGCCCGCCTCCGGCATCGCCGAGCACTGGCTCCGGACCGCCTGGTACCGGCGCACGTTCACTGTGCCCTCCGACTGGGCCGGACAGCGCGTCATCCTGCACTTCGGCGCCGTGCACCACGCCGCGACCGTCTGGGTCGACGGCACCGAAGTCGCCCGCCACGAGGGCGGCTACACCCCCTTCGCCGCCGACGTCACCGACGCGCTCGGCGACGGCGATCACCTGCTCACGGTGCGGGTGCACGCCCCCGCGGACAAGCTGGACATCGCCCACGGCAAACAGCGCAGCATGCCCCGCGACGACTACGACGGCGTCTGCTTCACCCCGTCCTCGGGCATCTGGCAGAGCGTCTGGCTGGAAGCCCGTCCCGCCACCCACCTCGCCGCGCTCCGGCTGCGCCCGAACGGCGACCTGACCGGCATCACCGTCGAAGCCGTCGTGCACGGCCCCGCGGCGGACCGCGCCGAACTCCGGCTGCGGGTACGCGACGAGGACACCGCAGTCACGGCGACCGTGGACCCCGACGGACGGCTCAACACCGAACTCCCGCTCGCCGCACCGAGGCCGTGGTCGCCCGAGGACCCGCACCTCTACCACGTCGACGCCGAACTCACCTCCGCCGACGGCACCGACCGGGTCGCCGCGTACACCGGACTGCGCACCGTCACCGTCGACGGCGAATCCCTGTACCTCAACGGGCGGCGGCTGTTCGTGCGCGGTGTGCTCGACCAGGGCTACTGGCCCGAAAGCGGCATCACCGCCCCCGACGACGCCGCCCTGCGGCACGACCTCGAACTCGCGGCCGAGGCCGGCTACAACCTCGTCCGCAAGCACCTCAAACTGGAGGACCCCCGCTTCACCCACCACGCCGACACCCTCGGCATGCTCCTGTGGGCCGAACCCGCCTCGCCCGGCCGCTTCTCACCCGCATCCGTCACCGCCTTCACCGAGCAGATCGAGCCCATGGTCGAACGCGACGGCAACAGCCCCGCCATCGTCATCTGGGGCCTGTACAACGAGGAATGGGGCCTGGACTGGGACATTCCCGGCGACCCGGCCAAGCAGCGCGCCACCGCCGACGCCTACGACCGCCTCAAGGCCCTCGACGCCACCCGCCCGGTCGTCGACAACTCCGGCTGGACCCACGTCAAGACCGACCTGCTCGACTGGCACTACTACGACGAGAGCGCCGCCTCCTGGGCCACCACCGTCGCCGAGCTGCTCTCCGGCGAACGCGACGACTTCCCCGTCAAGCTGGGCCCCGACCTCGTCGTCCACAAGAAGCTCGCCGTCCCCGGTCAGCCGCTGCGCGGCCTGCCCAACCTCAACAGCGAGTACGGCGGTGGCTTCACCGGCCTGGACCGCGCCTGGCACCTGCGCTGGCAGACCCAGGAGCTGCGCCGCCACGACCGGCTCGCCGGGTACGTGTACACCGAGCTGTACGACATCGAGCACGAGAGCGCCGGGCTGCTGGACTTCGGGCGCGGCGCGAAGGACCTCGCGGGCGTCGACCCGGCGCACGCCAACGCGCCGACCACCCTCGTCCTGGACGTGACGCCGGTGGCACCCGGCCGCGACCTGCTCACCCCCGGCCCCGACTTCACGGTCGACGTCCACGTCTCCCACCACGGCGCCGACCCGGTCGCGGGCACCCTGCACACCACCTGGACCCCGGTGTACGCCAGGACGCCCGACGCTCCCGGCGACGCCGTCCCCGGCGGCCGCGCGGAGGCCAAGCCATACGTCCTCGGCGCCCCCGTCACCGTGCCCGCCGCGCTGCCCGAGGGCTGGACCAGCGGCCGGCTGCACCTGGCACTGGTCGTGGACGGCACCGTCGCCGCGCGCACCGCGCTGGACGTGGACACGCGTACCGCACCCCACATCGGCGACGACCCGCAGGCGCTCCCGACCGCCTGA
- a CDS encoding carbohydrate ABC transporter permease translates to MTSQTKKAGRSMSQPRPGPLQYLVLGLLALVFVYPIWWAVSSSLKPPADIVRDPLSFSLGSATLDNYRAMFDDVPIGTGFVNTVLVVAVKGAMTMFFCPLAGYAFAKYRFPGKNLLFGVLMLTLMLPTLVLVIPLLLEMSELGWVNTYRALILPGSIDAFSIFWMRQTIAAVPDELLDAGRVDGASEFGIFARIVVPVIRPGIAALGVLTAMNIYNDFVWPVVAVNDESHQTLQVVLSTLAQNVTGNRVGADFATVWGELLAAGSIAMLPVLALFVLLQRHFINGILAGSVKG, encoded by the coding sequence ATGACCAGCCAGACCAAGAAGGCGGGCCGGAGCATGTCCCAGCCCCGCCCGGGACCGCTCCAGTACCTCGTGCTCGGCCTCCTCGCCCTCGTGTTCGTCTACCCCATCTGGTGGGCCGTCAGCTCCTCGCTGAAGCCGCCGGCCGACATCGTCCGCGACCCGCTGTCCTTCTCGCTCGGCTCGGCCACGCTCGACAACTACCGGGCGATGTTCGACGACGTGCCGATCGGCACCGGGTTCGTCAACACCGTGCTCGTCGTGGCCGTCAAGGGCGCGATGACCATGTTCTTCTGCCCGCTGGCCGGCTACGCCTTCGCCAAGTACCGCTTCCCCGGCAAGAACCTGCTCTTCGGCGTGCTGATGCTGACCCTGATGCTGCCGACCCTCGTACTGGTCATCCCGCTGCTCCTGGAGATGAGCGAGCTGGGCTGGGTCAACACCTACCGGGCGCTGATCCTGCCCGGCAGCATCGACGCCTTCAGCATCTTCTGGATGCGGCAGACCATCGCCGCCGTGCCCGACGAACTCCTCGACGCCGGACGCGTGGACGGAGCGAGCGAGTTCGGCATCTTCGCCCGGATCGTGGTGCCGGTCATCCGGCCGGGCATCGCCGCGCTCGGCGTCCTGACCGCCATGAACATCTACAACGACTTCGTCTGGCCGGTCGTCGCCGTCAACGACGAGAGCCACCAGACGCTCCAGGTGGTGCTGTCCACCCTCGCGCAGAACGTCACCGGCAACCGCGTCGGCGCCGACTTCGCCACCGTCTGGGGCGAACTGCTCGCCGCCGGAAGCATCGCGATGCTCCCCGTACTGGCCCTCTTCGTCCTGCTGCAACGCCACTTCATCAACGGGATCCTCGCGGGCAGCGTCAAGGGCTGA
- a CDS encoding sugar ABC transporter permease, with product MTSGTLTPPRKERAAPATPSPARRSRRGPFLAPYLFVAPFYVVFAAFGLYPLVFALQLSFTDWKGAGEADFIGLENYTYLLTSEEFWSSLGNSAVMWLLIVPLQIVGGLAAAVLLANARLRLRGMFRVAFIAPFVTPLVAMAQVWIVAFDTDYGLVNHLFNLVGLPDIDWLQSTAWAKPTLALLFLWKTTGFAIIILLAGLQAVPSDVYEAAALDGASRKRQFWSLTLPLVRRSIAFLVVVQTLAVFQMFAEPFVVTQGGPYGSTTTGGLYLYNHILASDLGTGAANSFLLVLLVFALSLLSVRLLRSKDE from the coding sequence ATGACCTCCGGCACCCTTACCCCGCCGCGCAAGGAACGGGCGGCGCCCGCCACGCCGAGCCCCGCCCGCCGCTCCCGCCGGGGGCCCTTCCTCGCGCCGTACCTCTTCGTCGCGCCGTTCTACGTCGTCTTCGCGGCCTTCGGCCTCTACCCCCTCGTCTTCGCGCTCCAGTTGAGCTTCACCGACTGGAAGGGCGCCGGCGAGGCCGACTTCATCGGCCTGGAGAACTACACCTACCTGCTCACCAGCGAGGAGTTCTGGTCCTCGCTGGGCAACAGCGCCGTGATGTGGCTGCTGATCGTCCCTCTCCAGATCGTCGGCGGCCTCGCCGCGGCGGTGCTGCTCGCCAACGCGCGGCTGCGGCTGCGGGGCATGTTCCGGGTCGCCTTCATCGCGCCGTTCGTCACCCCGCTGGTGGCGATGGCCCAGGTGTGGATCGTCGCCTTCGACACGGACTACGGGCTGGTCAACCACCTGTTCAACCTGGTCGGCCTGCCGGACATCGACTGGCTCCAGTCGACCGCCTGGGCCAAACCGACGCTGGCGCTGCTGTTCCTGTGGAAGACCACCGGGTTCGCGATCATCATCCTGCTCGCCGGGCTCCAAGCCGTGCCCTCCGACGTGTACGAGGCCGCCGCCCTCGACGGGGCTTCCCGCAAGCGGCAGTTCTGGTCGCTGACCCTGCCACTGGTCCGGCGCAGCATCGCCTTCCTCGTCGTGGTGCAGACCCTCGCGGTGTTCCAGATGTTCGCCGAACCCTTCGTCGTCACCCAGGGCGGCCCGTACGGCTCGACCACCACCGGCGGGCTCTACCTCTACAACCACATCCTGGCGTCCGACCTCGGGACCGGCGCCGCGAACTCCTTCCTGCTCGTGCTGCTGGTGTTCGCGCTGTCCCTGCTGTCCGTGCGCCTGCTCCGCTCCAAGGACGAGTGA
- a CDS encoding sugar ABC transporter substrate-binding protein, producing MSRSFVPRRSVLRGALGAGALAATAGPLAACAPGSSGSEPRKLTGTPSASAKGEITIWNRSGDLFKVFDAAIDAFRKAYPDIKVNHQAVDIDAKLANTLISGTDLPDGSFWDDAKIGGQVEHLYDLTDLIAPYRDKTSAYKLSVNTVGGRIYGVPWDLDPGLLWYREDLLEDAGVDPAGLKTYDDLLAAARSLREKNPKARPLHMEKDPFLGQLWLEMLAGQQGTSLADADGQVRLDSKEYRNVLNWVRDAVDDDLVTHAEYLKQADLAALENGQQALVPWAVWWSFAPQQLLKKAKGTWRAAPLPAWTPGGARSGAMGGSSFIIPAKAKNPELAWLLYEFLCFKEPGYSAVYGPSEVYPGGLTTSVPSYGPARRPDKPLFEPVAALGGQDLWKVAVDAADTIPSAAPIPAWWAKSVDYLGNNLQRLIEGKMAPDDVIDDSTKKIQRNLVDRA from the coding sequence ATGTCCAGATCATTCGTCCCGCGGCGTAGCGTGCTGCGCGGCGCACTCGGCGCCGGCGCGCTCGCCGCGACCGCCGGTCCCCTCGCCGCGTGCGCCCCCGGCTCCTCCGGGTCCGAGCCGCGCAAGCTCACCGGGACGCCCAGCGCGTCGGCCAAGGGCGAGATCACCATCTGGAACCGCTCGGGCGACCTGTTCAAGGTCTTCGACGCGGCGATCGACGCCTTCCGCAAGGCCTACCCGGACATCAAGGTCAACCACCAGGCCGTCGACATCGACGCCAAGCTCGCCAACACCCTGATCAGCGGCACCGACCTGCCCGACGGCAGCTTCTGGGACGACGCCAAGATCGGTGGTCAGGTGGAGCACCTGTACGACCTGACGGACCTGATAGCGCCCTACCGCGACAAGACCTCGGCGTACAAGCTCTCGGTCAACACCGTGGGCGGGCGGATCTACGGCGTGCCCTGGGACCTCGACCCCGGGCTGCTCTGGTACCGCGAGGACCTGCTGGAGGACGCCGGTGTCGACCCGGCCGGCCTGAAGACCTACGACGACCTGCTGGCGGCGGCCCGGTCGCTGCGGGAGAAGAACCCCAAGGCCCGCCCCCTGCACATGGAGAAGGACCCCTTCCTCGGCCAGCTCTGGCTGGAGATGCTCGCGGGCCAGCAGGGCACCAGCCTCGCCGACGCCGACGGGCAGGTGCGGCTGGACTCCAAGGAGTACCGCAACGTCCTCAACTGGGTCCGGGACGCCGTCGACGACGACCTGGTCACCCACGCCGAGTACCTCAAGCAGGCCGACCTCGCCGCCCTGGAGAACGGACAGCAGGCCCTGGTCCCCTGGGCCGTGTGGTGGTCCTTCGCCCCTCAGCAGCTGCTGAAGAAGGCCAAGGGCACGTGGCGGGCCGCACCCCTGCCGGCCTGGACCCCGGGCGGGGCCCGCAGCGGCGCCATGGGCGGCAGCAGCTTCATCATCCCGGCGAAGGCGAAGAACCCCGAACTCGCCTGGCTGCTGTACGAGTTCCTGTGCTTCAAGGAACCCGGCTACAGCGCGGTGTACGGGCCGAGCGAGGTCTACCCGGGCGGTCTGACCACCTCCGTGCCGAGCTACGGGCCCGCCCGGCGCCCCGACAAGCCGCTGTTCGAACCGGTGGCCGCGCTCGGCGGACAGGACCTGTGGAAGGTCGCCGTGGACGCCGCCGACACCATCCCGTCCGCCGCGCCGATCCCGGCCTGGTGGGCCAAGTCCGTCGACTACCTCGGAAACAACCTCCAGCGGCTCATCGAGGGGAAGATGGCCCCCGACGACGTCATCGACGACTCCACCAAGAAGATCCAGCGCAACCTGGTGGACCGCGCATGA
- a CDS encoding LacI family DNA-binding transcriptional regulator: MAGSTLRDVARRAGVSIRTVSNVVNGSVPVSDELRVRVQAALDELDYRPNLVARNLRRGRSGMIALVVPELDVPYFAELAREVITAARTHGYVVMLDQTDGDGERERELLGRESRATMFDGLLLSPLAISADELRRRTNRVPVVLLGEHIFNGSLHHVAIDNVAAAREATEHLVGLGRRRVAAIGDQPYSTGETAQLRTTGYRQALERAGLTVDEELIVPTPRFHRHLGAQAMERLLALPEPPDAVFCYNDLLAIGAMHTLTRAGVRVPDDIAVVGVDGIQEGRYSSPSLTTVAPDKGAIARTAVSTLLGVIDGSAPAPTEAKAPHRLVVRESTAGTPGD, translated from the coding sequence ATGGCCGGCTCCACGCTCCGCGACGTCGCCCGACGCGCCGGAGTCTCGATTCGCACCGTGTCCAACGTGGTCAACGGTTCGGTGCCCGTCTCCGACGAGTTGCGGGTCCGGGTGCAGGCCGCGCTCGACGAACTCGACTACCGGCCCAACCTGGTGGCCCGCAATCTCCGCCGGGGCCGCAGCGGCATGATCGCCCTGGTCGTCCCCGAGCTGGACGTGCCGTACTTCGCGGAACTGGCCCGCGAGGTGATCACCGCGGCGCGCACCCACGGGTACGTGGTCATGCTCGACCAGACGGACGGCGACGGCGAGCGCGAGCGGGAACTGCTGGGCCGCGAGTCCCGGGCCACGATGTTCGACGGCCTGCTGCTGAGCCCGCTGGCCATCTCCGCGGACGAGTTGCGCCGGCGCACCAACCGGGTGCCCGTCGTGCTGCTCGGCGAGCACATCTTCAACGGCAGCCTCCACCACGTGGCGATCGACAACGTCGCCGCGGCCCGGGAGGCGACGGAACACCTCGTCGGGCTCGGCCGTCGGCGCGTCGCGGCCATCGGCGACCAGCCCTACAGCACCGGTGAGACCGCGCAGTTGCGCACGACCGGGTACCGCCAGGCGCTGGAACGCGCCGGGCTCACCGTGGACGAGGAGCTGATCGTCCCCACCCCGCGCTTCCACCGCCACCTCGGCGCCCAGGCCATGGAGCGGCTGCTCGCGCTGCCCGAGCCGCCCGACGCGGTGTTCTGCTACAACGACCTGCTGGCCATCGGCGCCATGCACACCCTGACCCGGGCGGGGGTACGGGTGCCCGACGACATCGCGGTCGTCGGGGTCGACGGCATCCAGGAGGGCCGGTACAGCTCGCCGTCACTGACCACCGTCGCCCCGGACAAGGGCGCGATCGCGCGCACGGCGGTCAGCACCCTGCTCGGCGTGATCGACGGCTCGGCGCCCGCACCGACGGAGGCCAAGGCACCGCACCGGCTGGTGGTGCGGGAGAGCACGGCGGGGACACCGGGCGACTGA
- a CDS encoding MFS transporter, with translation MPGSRDDLTRLRIALTAFFALDGFVFAGWVVRIPAIKEQTGASAGALGLALLGVSAGAVVTMTLTGRLVRRYGSHPVTVACAVLLCLSIALPPLTHSALALGLVLLVFGSAYGGINVAFNSAAVDLVAVLRRPIMPSFHAAFSLGGMVGAGLGGLVAGALSPTRHLLALTVTGLLVTLVAGRALLRCEPAAPPDRTSEEDGTPHRRDRRTRRLVVTFGVIALCTAYGEGAMADWGALHLEQDLDASPGLAAAGYSCFALAMAVGRLTGTTLLERLGRTATVVAGGTTAVAGMLLGSLAPSVWAALFGFAITGLGLANIFPVAIERAGALGGPSGVATASTLGYGGMLLGPPAIGFMADWLSLPAALTSVAVLAAVAVLVAVATRRAAVPG, from the coding sequence GTGCCGGGCTCCCGCGACGACCTCACCCGTCTCCGAATCGCCCTGACCGCCTTCTTCGCCCTCGACGGCTTCGTCTTCGCCGGGTGGGTGGTCCGGATCCCCGCCATCAAGGAGCAGACCGGCGCCTCCGCCGGCGCGCTGGGGCTCGCCCTGCTCGGTGTCTCGGCGGGTGCCGTGGTCACCATGACGCTCACCGGACGGCTGGTCCGCCGCTACGGCAGTCATCCCGTCACCGTCGCCTGCGCGGTCCTGCTCTGCCTCAGCATCGCCCTGCCCCCGCTCACCCACTCCGCGCTCGCTCTGGGCCTCGTCCTGCTGGTCTTCGGCAGCGCGTACGGCGGGATCAACGTGGCCTTCAACAGCGCCGCCGTCGATCTGGTGGCCGTACTGCGGCGCCCGATCATGCCCAGCTTCCACGCGGCGTTCAGCCTCGGCGGCATGGTCGGGGCGGGGCTCGGCGGGCTGGTCGCCGGGGCGCTGTCGCCGACGCGGCACCTGCTCGCCCTCACCGTGACCGGCCTGCTGGTCACCCTCGTCGCGGGCCGGGCCCTGCTGCGCTGCGAACCGGCCGCGCCACCGGACCGCACCTCCGAGGAGGACGGCACCCCGCACCGCCGGGACCGCCGTACCCGTCGCCTCGTCGTCACCTTCGGCGTGATCGCCCTGTGCACGGCGTACGGCGAGGGTGCCATGGCCGACTGGGGCGCCCTGCACCTGGAGCAGGACCTCGACGCCTCCCCGGGCCTGGCGGCGGCGGGCTACTCGTGTTTCGCGCTCGCCATGGCCGTCGGCCGGCTGACCGGGACCACGCTGCTGGAACGCCTCGGCCGGACGGCCACGGTGGTGGCGGGCGGCACCACCGCGGTGGCCGGCATGCTGCTCGGGTCGCTCGCGCCGTCCGTGTGGGCGGCGCTGTTCGGCTTCGCGATCACCGGACTCGGGCTGGCCAACATCTTCCCGGTCGCGATCGAGCGGGCCGGCGCGCTCGGCGGCCCGAGCGGGGTCGCGACCGCGTCCACCCTGGGCTACGGCGGCATGCTGCTCGGTCCGCCCGCGATCGGTTTCATGGCCGACTGGTTGTCCCTGCCGGCCGCCCTCACCAGCGTGGCGGTGCTCGCGGCGGTGGCGGTGCTGGTCGCGGTCGCCACGCGGCGCGCGGCGGTTCCCGGCTGA
- a CDS encoding maleylpyruvate isomerase family mycothiol-dependent enzyme, whose protein sequence is MKTAAYIEILDREGALLAAAAEAAGSDAEVPTCPGWHVRDLLRHTGMVHRWATAFVAEGHTGPRRADDPPALDGARLVSWFREGHERLVDTLTGAAPDVRCWYFLSAPSPLAFWARRQAHETAVHRIDAESARGGEPTGVGVDFAVDGIDELLCAFHARPKSAVRTEEPRTLRVRATDAPDAVWTVRLSAQPPVAVRAAAGTADCELSGPAARLYPALWNRTPFPEVTGDGSLAALWRERSGVTWS, encoded by the coding sequence ATGAAGACCGCGGCGTACATCGAGATCCTGGACCGTGAAGGCGCGTTGCTGGCCGCGGCCGCCGAGGCGGCGGGCAGCGACGCCGAGGTGCCGACCTGCCCCGGCTGGCACGTGCGGGACCTGCTGCGGCACACGGGGATGGTGCACCGCTGGGCGACGGCGTTCGTCGCCGAGGGGCACACCGGTCCCCGGCGTGCCGACGACCCGCCCGCCCTCGACGGCGCCCGGCTGGTGAGCTGGTTCCGGGAAGGACACGAACGGCTCGTCGACACCCTCACCGGCGCCGCGCCCGACGTGCGGTGCTGGTACTTCCTGTCCGCACCGTCTCCGCTGGCCTTCTGGGCCAGGCGGCAGGCACACGAGACGGCGGTGCACCGAATCGACGCCGAGTCGGCGCGCGGCGGCGAACCCACCGGCGTCGGCGTGGACTTCGCGGTGGACGGCATCGACGAGTTGCTGTGCGCCTTCCACGCCCGCCCCAAGAGCGCCGTGCGCACCGAGGAGCCCCGCACGCTGCGGGTGCGGGCGACGGACGCGCCGGACGCCGTGTGGACCGTACGGCTGTCCGCGCAGCCGCCGGTGGCCGTGCGGGCGGCCGCGGGGACCGCCGACTGCGAACTGTCCGGACCCGCCGCCCGCCTCTACCCGGCGTTGTGGAACCGCACGCCGTTCCCGGAGGTGACCGGCGACGGCTCGCTCGCCGCGTTGTGGCGCGAGCGGTCGGGCGTCACCTGGAGTTGA
- a CDS encoding MarR family transcriptional regulator gives MAAKKAEQALVTRWRSILVLHARVQCEVDRALHGHGLCGSDFEVLDVLAGTRDEDGSGSCGYRVQQISERVHLSQSALSRVVARLEKDGLVERSLCPEDRRGVRVALTPRGRARHGEALPVQRAVLHRMLAG, from the coding sequence ATGGCGGCGAAGAAGGCCGAACAGGCGCTCGTGACCCGGTGGCGCTCGATCCTGGTCCTGCACGCCCGCGTCCAGTGCGAAGTCGACCGTGCGCTGCACGGACACGGCCTGTGCGGAAGCGACTTCGAGGTCCTGGACGTCCTGGCCGGCACCCGGGACGAGGACGGCTCCGGCTCCTGCGGATACCGCGTCCAGCAGATCTCCGAGCGGGTCCACCTCAGCCAGAGCGCGCTGTCGCGGGTGGTCGCCCGGCTGGAGAAGGACGGTCTCGTCGAGCGCTCCCTGTGCCCCGAGGACCGACGGGGCGTGCGGGTGGCCCTCACGCCGAGGGGGCGCGCACGGCACGGCGAGGCGCTCCCGGTGCAGCGGGCGGTGCTGCACCGGATGCTGGCCGGCTGA
- a CDS encoding DUF6332 family protein produces the protein MDAHGGRRTQGERDAVTVEIGYALCSAAFAAAVLFGAVAGPAYLFGPTGGVRAALVGAGVVLAVAVFSVRVVSVLVRFTRGGQPSQPGRTSPDS, from the coding sequence ATGGATGCCCACGGGGGACGGCGCACGCAGGGCGAGCGGGACGCCGTCACGGTCGAGATCGGCTACGCGCTGTGCAGCGCGGCGTTCGCGGCGGCCGTGCTGTTCGGTGCGGTGGCGGGGCCCGCGTACCTCTTCGGCCCGACGGGCGGGGTGCGCGCGGCGCTCGTCGGGGCGGGCGTGGTGCTCGCCGTGGCGGTGTTCTCCGTCCGGGTGGTGAGCGTCCTGGTCCGGTTCACGCGCGGCGGTCAGCCGAGCCAGCCCGGCCGTACCAGCCCCGACTCGTAG
- a CDS encoding response regulator transcription factor produces the protein MIRVLLADDQSLVRAGFRALLDAQSDIEVVAEAADGEEAVRSIRELRPDVVLMDIRMPLLDGLAATRRITGDPGLHDVKVVMLTTFELDEYVFEAIRSGASGFLVKDTEPEELLRAVRAVVDGDALLSPGVTRRLIAEFAARSKEPAAAGEMARLTEREREVMALVGIGLSNEEIARRLVVSPLTAKTHVSRTMVKLGARDRAQLVVLAYESGLVRPGWLG, from the coding sequence GTGATCCGCGTACTGCTCGCCGACGACCAGTCACTGGTACGGGCCGGTTTCCGGGCGCTGCTGGACGCTCAGTCGGACATCGAGGTGGTCGCGGAGGCCGCCGACGGCGAGGAGGCGGTGCGCTCGATCCGCGAACTGCGCCCCGACGTCGTCCTCATGGACATCCGCATGCCCCTGCTCGACGGCCTCGCCGCGACCCGCCGGATCACCGGCGACCCGGGGCTGCACGACGTGAAGGTGGTCATGCTCACCACCTTCGAACTCGACGAGTACGTCTTCGAGGCGATTCGCTCCGGCGCCTCCGGCTTCCTGGTCAAGGACACCGAACCCGAGGAACTCCTGCGCGCCGTGCGGGCGGTGGTGGACGGCGACGCGCTGCTGTCGCCGGGGGTGACGCGCCGGCTGATCGCCGAGTTCGCGGCCCGTTCCAAGGAGCCCGCGGCGGCCGGCGAGATGGCCCGGCTGACCGAACGGGAGCGCGAGGTGATGGCCCTGGTCGGCATCGGCCTGTCCAACGAGGAGATCGCCCGCCGGCTGGTCGTCAGCCCGCTGACCGCCAAGACCCACGTCAGCCGGACCATGGTGAAACTGGGCGCCCGCGACCGTGCCCAACTGGTCGTCCTGGCCTACGAGTCGGGGCTGGTACGGCCGGGCTGGCTCGGCTGA